The following coding sequences lie in one Silvanigrella aquatica genomic window:
- a CDS encoding TIGR04552 family protein, which produces MNKDYTEPYMSSFPSHWNIPWQEFEVILGIKNSFSQRNLNFQAESHAETFLKNCGFDLTNQMHIKQFEQFYGEALFFIRHVLLDNEEREKYIVPSHLLQLNNPCDLLIFASSYHPRKRYLRLWCCAILKVMYAISNLQFSGRLQIIDDAREQIFKRIRNIIHQKSDYHLEFKFKNQIISLNKVEWKEAKTRTSIILKLLHKPDSIVDEVFDYLGVRFVVQGSNEIPLLLKLLIEADIIIPHQVVSIRTRNSLLSIKHPKKVFDFLKELNSCGTLSDQEFEDMCKNIVWSGHNSDEHAKRSNSFSSQHYRSLQFTVRHLVRTPNPAFLVLESMTNQLRRYTGVLRQEPWMESVIPQYFAHYFPIEIQMMDQESYEMAKFGPASHEQYKANQLKSVRERVLGNLLSFNEDKLTTQEI; this is translated from the coding sequence ATGAATAAGGATTATACAGAGCCTTATATGTCATCATTTCCATCGCACTGGAATATTCCATGGCAAGAATTTGAAGTTATTCTTGGAATCAAAAATTCTTTTTCACAAAGAAATTTGAATTTCCAAGCAGAATCACATGCTGAAACCTTTCTTAAAAACTGTGGATTTGATTTAACAAATCAAATGCATATTAAACAGTTTGAGCAATTTTATGGAGAGGCACTTTTTTTCATTCGACATGTCTTACTTGATAATGAAGAAAGAGAAAAATATATAGTCCCTTCGCATCTTCTTCAATTAAATAATCCCTGTGATTTACTTATATTTGCAAGTTCATATCATCCTAGAAAACGTTACCTTAGACTTTGGTGTTGTGCTATTTTAAAAGTCATGTACGCTATTTCAAATTTACAATTTAGTGGTAGACTACAAATTATTGATGACGCTAGAGAGCAAATTTTTAAAAGAATTCGAAATATTATCCATCAAAAAAGTGATTATCATTTGGAATTTAAATTTAAAAATCAAATTATTTCATTAAATAAAGTGGAATGGAAAGAAGCTAAAACAAGAACGAGTATTATTCTAAAGTTACTTCATAAACCCGATAGTATTGTTGATGAAGTTTTTGACTATCTCGGTGTCCGATTTGTTGTGCAAGGCTCAAATGAAATTCCATTGTTACTTAAACTTCTTATTGAAGCCGATATTATTATTCCTCATCAAGTGGTTTCTATTAGAACAAGAAATTCGCTTTTAAGCATTAAGCATCCTAAGAAAGTTTTCGACTTTTTAAAGGAATTAAATTCCTGTGGTACCTTATCTGATCAAGAATTTGAAGATATGTGTAAAAATATTGTATGGTCAGGTCATAATAGCGATGAACATGCCAAAAGATCAAATTCTTTTTCAAGTCAACATTACCGATCCCTTCAATTTACCGTAAGGCATCTTGTTAGAACACCAAATCCTGCATTTCTTGTTCTGGAATCAATGACAAACCAATTAAGAAGATACACTGGAGTTTTACGACAAGAGCCTTGGATGGAAAGTGTCATTCCTCAATATTTTGCTCATTATTTTCCAATAGAAATTCAAATGATGGATCAAGAAAGCTATGAAATGGCAAAATTTGGTCCCGCTTCTCATGAACAATATAAAGCAAATCAACTAAAATCTGTGAGAGAAAGAGTATTAGGAAATTTATTATCTTTTAATGAAGATAAATTAACAACTCAGGAAATTTAA
- a CDS encoding FAD-binding and (Fe-S)-binding domain-containing protein, producing the protein MNTAELDNWLDITGLMPPMPHEAAKKIYEKLGSDSSGKHTFLPSLITRDEFFNHILPMIQKDCIPELAEFIKNRVEKTFEIRNKLKILKNKIINIVGEGNFSALWLDREAFSADSMEHRALITEAVIHIYSAKALQSIVQLFYENNIPMIPYGEGGGYNMGVTPMAPAVTISLRGIDHISEIKPSRRDPNKYEISVGSGVPFKDLVSYLGKRGFVLRCDPNTPRAATGGIAATGSNGGRKAFEVILQGRSVTSDGTALRFAADDKETDCIQNEPFLLARKFFSIENTEKFKVTLNAIKKLNLPASITSNSQGIVVPLQGMKAAANMLAQQSEQKLKAEHYTDSMKDSPHLPISAFVGAEGSTGFIYEVTFEIEKPLPWLQASRWHFSNVDAAMAATRSIKKLIKSEQPEYFEFISGQSIRRYLIQDFPSVFSQQDEAVIILAVEGDNKETCVKRHELNKRAAYKAIESLGYKIQDVLIKIEETKPALQSDGIEEFEILRKPREELPKKLRTKCKTDMEIRTEYLGEVLKIVANTNPRQNADQKQDVLFGHLTPNHTAIIHWNIGGFDLYDEENADIAWDYLENVIGKAQNLAPASDKNGSARFTGEHGVAGKAPFLWLNYIPENDFKRMCEIKDALDPKDLFNPDTLFLRTSLARSLRARLLNTSAKYIKESIEKTKELNRHSDNVEEISLSQQRMMAENFAITEGQRCTRCNSCKICPVIDAEHELERENKRNSKKPVLPSKRNVLMFMEQISHIRRGVEQTGDTYRIEKIIQTTSQMMKESAELLKKCFYCRKCDKACPVDIEIHPLMRAYQKMGKLPSLGSKFWGFLYERLMGEDFFKSITYKIIAFFILINLPILKLFRKIKLIPDWMKSYFVPPTLSLSHYEAEQNGTKIDINDNFVVIKKENTTETFIAHDEFSPNSVYIRYRGCMDTYGNPNATTSVDTYFKDVLNARIIDLEKKMCCGFPFEADGLHERAKQSQILSLIEITKCMARLIDECQLQLIEIPKFIVFSNCPTCCEAIKEMKQLLTQEAIVEQIRVRAKLSDEFNMSYIKFEVKDTAEIAMDLLKKSEVNKSIDNKLAKVEKNIGLKVPCHNTPSATKAQVELLKMYFTGVSAYDRCCGLSGTGRLKHPKIGTKISEKLFEQIREEPPQAVVSGCPSCRDGVKMQRDILAAKKDQIAEFEVSGIFEQILKDAKVS; encoded by the coding sequence ATGAACACGGCGGAACTTGATAATTGGCTAGATATAACAGGGCTTATGCCTCCTATGCCACATGAAGCCGCAAAAAAAATATATGAAAAACTTGGTTCCGATTCTTCAGGCAAACATACTTTTTTGCCAAGCCTCATAACACGAGATGAATTTTTTAATCATATTTTACCCATGATACAAAAAGACTGCATACCTGAGTTAGCTGAATTCATTAAAAATAGAGTAGAAAAAACTTTTGAAATAAGAAATAAACTAAAAATATTAAAAAATAAAATAATTAATATAGTCGGTGAAGGAAATTTTTCTGCATTGTGGCTAGATCGAGAAGCTTTTTCTGCAGATAGTATGGAACATCGCGCCTTAATTACAGAAGCTGTTATTCATATATATTCTGCAAAAGCATTACAGTCTATTGTGCAATTATTTTATGAAAATAATATCCCTATGATTCCCTATGGTGAGGGCGGCGGCTATAATATGGGAGTCACACCCATGGCTCCTGCTGTAACCATAAGCCTGAGAGGCATCGATCATATTTCAGAAATAAAGCCGAGCCGAAGAGATCCTAATAAATATGAAATCTCAGTAGGATCGGGAGTTCCTTTTAAAGATCTTGTTTCCTACCTTGGAAAAAGAGGTTTTGTTTTAAGATGTGATCCCAATACACCTCGCGCCGCTACAGGCGGTATCGCGGCCACAGGAAGCAATGGGGGACGCAAAGCTTTTGAAGTCATATTACAAGGTCGCTCTGTTACATCAGACGGAACTGCACTGCGTTTTGCAGCTGATGATAAGGAAACAGATTGTATTCAAAATGAACCTTTTTTATTAGCAAGAAAATTTTTCAGTATCGAAAATACTGAAAAATTTAAAGTAACATTGAATGCAATTAAAAAATTAAACTTGCCCGCATCCATTACATCAAACTCGCAAGGGATTGTTGTTCCTTTACAAGGAATGAAAGCAGCAGCCAATATGCTTGCTCAGCAATCGGAACAAAAATTAAAAGCAGAACATTATACAGATAGTATGAAAGACTCTCCGCATTTGCCTATTTCCGCATTTGTGGGAGCAGAGGGGTCAACAGGGTTCATTTATGAAGTGACTTTTGAAATAGAAAAACCACTTCCATGGCTGCAAGCCTCTCGTTGGCATTTTAGCAACGTTGACGCCGCTATGGCAGCAACACGCTCTATTAAAAAACTCATAAAATCAGAACAACCCGAATATTTTGAATTCATATCGGGTCAAAGTATCCGCAGATATTTAATTCAAGATTTTCCATCGGTATTTTCACAACAAGATGAAGCCGTTATCATTCTTGCCGTGGAAGGAGACAATAAAGAAACATGCGTTAAACGCCATGAATTAAACAAAAGAGCTGCTTATAAAGCAATTGAAAGTTTAGGTTATAAAATTCAAGATGTTTTAATTAAAATCGAAGAAACAAAGCCTGCACTACAAAGTGATGGTATCGAAGAATTTGAAATATTAAGAAAACCAAGAGAAGAACTTCCTAAAAAATTACGCACAAAATGTAAAACAGATATGGAAATTCGTACCGAATATTTAGGAGAAGTCTTAAAAATAGTTGCGAATACCAATCCCAGGCAAAATGCAGATCAAAAACAAGATGTTTTATTTGGACATCTCACTCCCAATCACACTGCTATCATTCACTGGAACATTGGTGGATTTGATCTTTATGATGAAGAAAATGCTGATATTGCATGGGACTATTTAGAAAATGTCATTGGAAAAGCTCAGAATCTAGCACCAGCTTCCGATAAAAATGGAAGCGCTCGTTTTACGGGAGAGCATGGTGTTGCAGGAAAAGCACCCTTTTTGTGGTTAAATTATATACCTGAAAATGATTTTAAAAGAATGTGCGAAATAAAAGACGCTTTAGATCCTAAAGACCTTTTTAATCCAGACACCTTATTTTTACGTACAAGTTTAGCACGTTCTTTGAGAGCAAGACTTCTTAATACAAGTGCAAAATACATTAAAGAAAGTATTGAAAAAACAAAAGAATTAAATAGGCACAGTGATAATGTCGAAGAAATTTCGCTAAGTCAACAAAGAATGATGGCAGAAAATTTTGCTATTACAGAAGGACAACGATGTACGCGCTGTAATAGTTGTAAAATATGTCCCGTCATCGATGCCGAGCATGAATTAGAGAGAGAAAATAAACGTAACAGTAAAAAACCAGTACTACCGAGTAAACGAAATGTACTCATGTTTATGGAACAAATTTCCCATATTAGACGTGGCGTAGAACAAACAGGGGATACATATCGTATTGAAAAAATAATTCAAACAACTTCACAAATGATGAAAGAAAGTGCTGAGTTACTTAAAAAATGTTTTTACTGTAGAAAATGTGATAAAGCATGCCCTGTTGATATTGAAATTCATCCATTAATGCGAGCTTATCAAAAAATGGGGAAATTGCCTTCTCTGGGTTCGAAATTTTGGGGATTTCTATATGAAAGGCTTATGGGAGAGGATTTTTTTAAATCGATAACCTATAAAATAATTGCTTTTTTTATATTGATCAACTTACCAATCTTAAAGTTATTTAGAAAAATAAAATTAATACCTGATTGGATGAAATCTTATTTTGTTCCACCCACACTTTCCTTATCCCATTATGAAGCTGAGCAAAATGGAACTAAAATAGATATAAATGATAATTTCGTAGTTATTAAAAAAGAAAATACGACTGAAACTTTTATAGCTCACGATGAATTTTCTCCAAATTCAGTTTATATTCGCTACCGTGGATGCATGGATACTTATGGCAATCCAAATGCAACAACAAGTGTAGATACTTATTTTAAAGATGTTTTAAACGCACGCATTATTGATCTTGAAAAGAAAATGTGTTGCGGTTTCCCTTTTGAAGCAGACGGTTTGCATGAAAGAGCAAAACAAAGTCAAATATTAAGCCTCATAGAAATTACAAAATGTATGGCGCGACTTATTGATGAGTGCCAATTACAACTAATTGAAATTCCAAAATTCATCGTATTTTCAAATTGCCCCACATGCTGTGAAGCTATCAAAGAAATGAAACAACTGTTAACTCAGGAAGCCATAGTGGAACAAATACGAGTTCGAGCAAAATTATCCGATGAGTTTAATATGTCTTATATTAAATTTGAAGTAAAAGATACTGCGGAAATAGCGATGGATCTTCTCAAAAAATCGGAAGTTAATAAGTCGATAGATAATAAATTAGCTAAAGTTGAAAAAAATATTGGGCTTAAAGTACCATGTCATAACACTCCTTCCGCTACAAAAGCACAAGTTGAATTATTAAAAATGTATTTTACGGGTGTTTCGGCTTATGATCGTTGCTGTGGACTTTCGGGAACCGGTCGCTTAAAACACCCTAAAATTGGAACAAAAATATCTGAAAAACTCTTTGAGCAGATTAGAGAAGAACCTCCCCAAGCTGTTGTGAGCGGATGCCCCAGTTGCCGTGATGGTGTCAAAATGCAAAGAGATATCCTTGCCGCTAAAAAAGATCAAATTGCAGAATTTGAAGTCTCGGGAATATTCGAGCAAATTTTAAAAGATGCCAAGGTTTCTTAG
- a CDS encoding GH3 family domain-containing protein, which produces MENTKNIINFIYQNNTISQNKFGIIESLKNPIAAQEKAFFNLIKNIKDTAIYKELKLDKIKNHYELIKKVPLHDYNFYEKFINKIIAGEENQMFIGKPKYFFSSSGTTNNSKTIPCSNEIFSVFNQSLTEYLLYLYQNLNDISLESDSISIGAKHTIEEINGVQKGYLSGILATSSSRINKYPSPEYFQIDNYSERISKIYFEAKDKDIKLITGVPAHIFAFFNEILNLSGKQKIQEI; this is translated from the coding sequence ATGGAAAATACAAAAAATATCATTAATTTTATTTATCAAAATAATACAATTTCGCAAAATAAATTTGGAATTATTGAATCTCTAAAAAACCCTATTGCAGCCCAAGAAAAAGCATTTTTTAATTTAATAAAAAACATTAAAGATACGGCAATATATAAAGAGTTAAAGCTTGATAAAATAAAAAATCATTATGAATTAATAAAAAAAGTTCCACTTCATGATTATAATTTTTATGAGAAATTTATAAATAAAATCATTGCAGGCGAAGAAAATCAAATGTTCATAGGGAAACCTAAATATTTTTTTAGTTCCTCTGGAACAACAAATAATAGCAAAACTATACCATGTAGCAATGAAATATTCTCTGTTTTCAATCAATCATTAACTGAATATTTGTTATATTTATACCAAAATTTAAATGATATATCTTTAGAGTCTGATTCTATTTCTATAGGTGCAAAGCACACCATAGAAGAAATAAATGGCGTTCAAAAAGGTTATCTAAGCGGAATATTAGCGACTTCAAGCTCTAGAATTAACAAATATCCTTCTCCTGAGTATTTTCAAATTGATAATTACTCTGAACGGATTAGTAAAATATATTTTGAGGCAAAGGATAAAGATATCAAATTAATTACAGGAGTTCCCGCCCATATTTTCGCATTTTTTAATGAGATACTAAATTTATCTGGAAAACAAAAAATTCAAGAAATTTGA
- a CDS encoding GH3 family domain-containing protein: MIIYAGTGVENFENSFHKIMGKKITCLGFYGASEALMGIEIPEISQGMHSYIPLYNDTVFSFTDVDHPHLPPLSFEELKKEGEYYINISSLSGFIQYALKDCIKITSISPYLTFQVLGRQDADLNLVSERISQKTVTEIIAELQNKIQCHIDHYFVYPIIQENCSYYGWILFSDNISIEKSCLIANIFDELLILRSNNYKKYRLIQNLIAVPKVKIIPKHLIQKYFERNSGKGQFKMKTIFKSHLEFEKFWKSEISDLERYL, encoded by the coding sequence TTGATTATTTATGCAGGTACAGGAGTTGAGAATTTTGAAAATTCATTTCATAAAATAATGGGTAAAAAAATCACATGCCTTGGTTTTTATGGAGCCTCAGAGGCTCTTATGGGAATAGAAATTCCTGAAATTTCTCAGGGAATGCATTCCTATATTCCTCTTTATAATGATACTGTTTTTTCCTTTACAGACGTAGACCATCCTCATTTACCTCCGCTTAGTTTTGAAGAATTAAAAAAAGAAGGTGAATATTATATTAATATTTCATCTTTAAGTGGATTTATTCAATACGCTCTTAAAGATTGCATAAAAATTACAAGCATTTCACCTTATTTGACATTTCAAGTTTTAGGAAGACAAGATGCTGATTTAAATCTCGTATCAGAACGAATATCCCAAAAAACAGTTACAGAGATTATTGCCGAACTTCAAAATAAAATTCAATGCCACATCGATCATTATTTTGTTTATCCTATTATTCAAGAAAATTGTTCCTATTATGGATGGATTTTATTTTCTGATAATATTTCAATTGAAAAATCTTGCTTAATTGCAAATATATTTGATGAACTGCTTATATTAAGATCAAATAATTATAAAAAGTACAGATTAATTCAAAATTTGATTGCTGTTCCTAAAGTAAAAATTATTCCTAAACATCTCATTCAAAAATATTTTGAGAGAAATTCTGGCAAAGGGCAATTTAAAATGAAAACGATTTTTAAAAGTCATTTAGAATTTGAAAAATTTTGGAAAAGTGAGATTTCTGATTTAGAAAGATATTTATAG
- the pckA gene encoding phosphoenolpyruvate carboxykinase (ATP) translates to MLNEYGIYDAEVFHNLLPSILYEHAILYEKNSNITDSGALSASSGAKTGRSPKDKRIVKHPESENDVNWGDVNIPLTEESFQINKQIALEYLKKQKRIYVYDVFAGWEKSCQLKVRVICSRPYHALFVSNMFIIPTKEELAQFGDPDCVIFNAGAESADENVSGVTSKTSICLNLERKELIILGSEYAGEMKKGIFTVMNYLMPKKNILSMHCSVNEGLKGDVTILLGLSGTGKTTLSADPNRKLIGDDEHCWHDEGIFNIEGGCYAKCDHLSAEKEPEIFDAIRFGSLLENVVLDPVTRIPDYNDLSITENTRASYNIEYIKSAKVPCVTSHANNIIFLTCDAFGVFPPVSLLTSEQAMYYFISGYTAKVSGTEVGVKEPTATFSACFGAPFMVFSPIKYAELLSQKLEKFPKIKTWLINTGWTGGGFGEGQRISLKHTRSIIDAIHDGSLKDETFKNFDVFNLKIPLQVKNVPSEILDPRNCWKNREEYDLSRRKIAKMFIDNFKKIQEGSHIAQAGPVID, encoded by the coding sequence ATGCTTAATGAATACGGAATTTATGATGCTGAAGTTTTTCACAATCTGTTACCTTCCATTTTATATGAACATGCTATTTTATATGAAAAAAACTCAAATATCACCGATTCAGGCGCATTATCTGCAAGTTCAGGAGCCAAAACAGGAAGAAGTCCTAAAGATAAAAGAATTGTAAAACACCCTGAAAGTGAAAATGATGTCAATTGGGGTGATGTGAATATTCCCTTAACAGAAGAATCATTTCAAATAAATAAACAAATTGCTCTAGAATATTTAAAAAAACAAAAACGAATTTATGTCTATGATGTTTTTGCAGGCTGGGAAAAATCATGTCAATTAAAAGTGCGTGTTATCTGTTCACGACCTTACCATGCCTTGTTTGTTTCAAATATGTTTATTATTCCGACAAAAGAAGAATTAGCTCAATTTGGTGATCCCGATTGCGTTATATTTAATGCCGGAGCCGAATCTGCTGATGAAAATGTTTCTGGAGTGACATCAAAGACAAGCATTTGTTTGAATTTAGAAAGAAAAGAGCTCATCATTTTAGGTTCTGAATATGCTGGTGAAATGAAAAAAGGCATATTTACTGTCATGAATTATCTTATGCCTAAAAAGAATATTCTTTCTATGCACTGTTCCGTTAATGAAGGCTTAAAAGGTGATGTCACTATTTTATTAGGATTATCAGGAACAGGAAAGACAACTCTTTCCGCAGATCCTAATAGAAAACTTATTGGCGATGATGAACACTGCTGGCACGATGAGGGCATTTTTAATATAGAGGGTGGATGCTATGCAAAGTGTGATCATTTATCTGCTGAAAAAGAACCGGAAATATTTGATGCCATTCGCTTTGGAAGTTTATTAGAAAATGTGGTTCTAGATCCCGTAACAAGAATTCCCGATTATAACGATCTTTCCATTACAGAAAATACACGCGCATCTTATAATATTGAATATATTAAAAGTGCAAAAGTTCCTTGTGTAACCTCACATGCAAATAATATTATATTTTTAACTTGTGATGCTTTTGGGGTATTTCCTCCCGTGAGTTTACTCACATCGGAACAAGCAATGTATTATTTTATCAGTGGGTACACGGCAAAAGTATCTGGAACGGAAGTGGGTGTAAAAGAGCCTACAGCAACTTTTTCCGCATGCTTTGGTGCTCCTTTTATGGTCTTTTCTCCTATAAAATATGCAGAGCTTCTATCCCAAAAACTTGAAAAATTTCCTAAAATAAAAACATGGCTTATTAATACAGGATGGACTGGTGGTGGTTTTGGTGAAGGACAGCGAATTTCATTAAAACACACGCGCTCTATTATAGATGCCATTCATGACGGGTCTTTAAAAGATGAAACATTTAAAAACTTTGATGTCTTTAATTTAAAAATACCTCTGCAAGTAAAAAATGTGCCTTCTGAAATTTTAGATCCAAGAAATTGTTGGAAAAATAGGGAAGAATACGATTTGTCCCGTAGAAAAATTGCAAAAATGTTTATAGATAATTTCAAAAAAATTCAAGAAGGATCTCACATTGCTCAGGCAGGGCCGGTAATTGATTAG
- a CDS encoding c-type cytochrome → MRKKVFILSVFSILFSPHSFANTNEQVLNQGKSIYVNQCSMCHGSKGLGDGPVGKNLSKKLPSLKKQTQEKQIIDVLNGPKLELMPDFRTSLSPEQKKAIAKYIIEAL, encoded by the coding sequence ATGAGAAAAAAAGTATTTATTTTAAGTGTTTTTTCCATTTTGTTTTCACCTCATTCTTTCGCCAACACAAATGAGCAAGTTTTGAATCAGGGAAAAAGCATTTATGTGAATCAGTGTTCTATGTGCCATGGAAGCAAGGGATTAGGGGATGGCCCTGTCGGAAAGAACTTGTCTAAAAAACTTCCTTCTTTAAAAAAACAGACACAAGAAAAACAAATTATAGATGTATTAAATGGTCCTAAACTAGAACTTATGCCTGATTTTAGAACAAGTTTGTCTCCAGAGCAAAAAAAAGCGATCGCAAAATATATTATAGAAGCTCTATAA
- the fusA gene encoding elongation factor G, translated as MSTPLDLSKYRNIGIMAHIDAGKTTTSERILYYTGRSHKLGEVHEGTATMDWMVQEQERGITITSAATTTFWKDHRINLIDTPGHVDFTVEVERSLRVLDGAIAVFDAANGVEPQSETVWRQAERYHVPRIAFLNKMDKVGADHEMCIQSMREKLNANVAFAQLPMGAESSFKGVIDLIELKAYIWHTDDKDTPPKVTDIPAEYLDDALLYRQELIENLADFDDTLAEAVLSDAKVTVEQLKHALRNAVVAIKLIPIFLGSSFRNKGIQPLLDAVVDFLPSPLDLPPVEGVEIEGVVKSGKRSPTAEDSFSGIVFKIMTDPFVGALFFMRIYSGTIKTGEAVLNTLKNKKERITKILRMHANDREELQTASAGEIVAVVGLKFATTGDTLCDIHAPIAYESMKFPDPVISLAIEPKSSGDLDKLNQSLNKLAQEDPSLKVSTSEETGQVLISGMGELHLQIIADRLLREFKVNANVGNPQVSYRECISVPAKAADSFSRPIQNKTYSANVSLSIEPHNEKTNVEIHVPSKAMVPVNIVNAIKESLTGSVGSGTLCGYPLVNLKVTVNDYSYDPQAVDEIVYKVAASNALRAALNQAKPVMMEPIMKVEIVVPPDYSGTIVSDVNSRRGQVQGLDTRGHLQVVHAHIPLSELFGYETDIRSLSQGRASSSMQFSHYEVLPKNLQDKILGM; from the coding sequence ATGTCAACTCCTCTAGATCTTAGTAAATATCGTAATATTGGGATAATGGCTCATATTGATGCCGGCAAAACCACGACTTCGGAAAGAATATTATACTATACAGGGAGAAGTCATAAGCTGGGTGAAGTGCATGAGGGTACGGCTACTATGGACTGGATGGTTCAGGAGCAGGAGCGGGGGATTACTATTACCTCTGCGGCAACGACAACTTTCTGGAAAGATCACCGTATTAACTTAATAGACACTCCTGGTCATGTGGACTTTACAGTGGAAGTGGAGCGTTCTTTGCGTGTTCTCGATGGCGCTATTGCGGTGTTTGATGCCGCCAATGGTGTTGAACCCCAATCGGAAACGGTGTGGCGTCAGGCAGAAAGATATCATGTTCCGCGCATCGCTTTTTTAAATAAAATGGACAAGGTAGGAGCGGATCATGAAATGTGTATCCAATCCATGCGTGAAAAATTAAATGCCAATGTGGCTTTTGCGCAACTTCCTATGGGAGCGGAAAGTTCTTTTAAGGGTGTGATCGATTTAATAGAATTAAAAGCCTACATTTGGCATACGGATGACAAAGACACTCCTCCTAAAGTAACAGATATTCCTGCTGAATATTTAGATGATGCTCTTTTATATAGACAAGAACTTATCGAAAATCTTGCGGATTTTGATGACACTCTCGCTGAAGCAGTTTTGTCAGATGCTAAAGTAACTGTAGAGCAATTAAAACATGCGTTACGTAATGCTGTGGTCGCTATTAAACTTATCCCTATATTTTTAGGTTCTTCATTCCGTAATAAAGGTATTCAACCTCTTCTTGATGCTGTTGTTGATTTTCTGCCCTCTCCTCTCGATCTTCCTCCTGTGGAAGGAGTTGAAATTGAGGGCGTCGTGAAATCGGGTAAACGCTCTCCTACCGCAGAAGATTCTTTTTCGGGAATTGTCTTTAAAATTATGACCGATCCTTTTGTAGGTGCTTTATTTTTTATGCGTATTTATTCGGGAACAATTAAAACAGGAGAAGCTGTTTTAAATACGCTTAAAAATAAAAAAGAACGTATTACAAAAATATTGCGTATGCATGCCAACGACAGAGAAGAGTTACAAACGGCATCGGCGGGAGAAATTGTGGCTGTAGTGGGTCTTAAATTTGCTACTACGGGTGACACTTTGTGTGATATCCATGCGCCTATTGCGTATGAATCTATGAAATTTCCTGACCCCGTTATTTCTCTCGCCATTGAGCCTAAGAGCAGTGGTGATCTCGATAAATTGAATCAAAGTTTAAATAAATTAGCACAGGAAGATCCTTCCTTAAAAGTTTCTACTAGCGAAGAAACGGGACAGGTTTTAATATCGGGAATGGGTGAATTGCATTTGCAAATTATTGCCGATCGTTTGCTCCGTGAATTTAAAGTCAATGCCAATGTAGGAAATCCTCAAGTTTCCTATCGTGAATGTATTTCTGTACCAGCAAAAGCGGCGGATTCTTTTTCACGTCCTATTCAAAATAAAACCTATTCCGCAAATGTTTCGTTATCCATTGAGCCGCATAATGAAAAAACCAATGTAGAAATTCATGTTCCTTCGAAAGCTATGGTTCCTGTAAATATTGTCAATGCGATTAAAGAATCTTTAACGGGCTCTGTCGGAAGTGGTACTTTATGCGGGTATCCTTTGGTGAATTTAAAAGTAACAGTAAATGATTACTCTTATGATCCTCAAGCAGTTGATGAGATTGTTTACAAAGTTGCTGCGAGCAATGCCTTGCGTGCTGCGTTAAATCAAGCTAAACCTGTTATGATGGAACCTATTATGAAGGTTGAAATTGTTGTGCCACCTGATTATAGTGGTACTATTGTCTCCGATGTCAATAGCCGTCGCGGACAAGTTCAAGGTTTAGACACGCGCGGGCATTTGCAAGTTGTCCATGCCCATATTCCTTTGTCTGAACTATTTGGCTATGAAACAGATATCCGTTCCTTATCTCAAGGTAGAGCAAGCAGCTCCATGCAATTTTCGCATTACGAAGTTTTACCTAAGAATTTACAAGATAAAATTTTAGGAATGTAA
- a CDS encoding Vps62-related protein, with amino-acid sequence MGWEQIWNDYGSGAHNNYSCWSPIPPSGYRACGHFMRLNTDDKSAPNANETHNFVCVHESLCNEAFIQNDVIWNDVGTGAKQDLTLWKVGFNDSQIDAKTFYGTNVRDFNKFNNRQPKIYAIKKDKRIKIE; translated from the coding sequence ATTGGTTGGGAACAAATTTGGAATGATTATGGAAGTGGTGCTCACAATAATTATAGTTGTTGGAGCCCTATTCCACCAAGTGGTTATCGTGCATGCGGACATTTTATGCGTTTAAATACTGATGATAAGTCAGCACCAAATGCTAACGAAACCCATAATTTTGTTTGTGTTCATGAGTCTCTATGTAATGAAGCTTTTATCCAAAATGATGTTATTTGGAATGATGTTGGAACTGGTGCTAAGCAAGATTTGACTTTATGGAAAGTCGGATTTAATGATTCTCAAATTGATGCTAAAACATTTTATGGCACAAATGTAAGAGATTTTAATAAATTCAATAATAGACAACCAAAAATCTATGCTATTAAGAAGGATAAAAGGATAAAAATTGAATAA